One Halichoerus grypus chromosome 1, mHalGry1.hap1.1, whole genome shotgun sequence genomic region harbors:
- the ABHD14A gene encoding protein ABHD14A, whose translation MVAALFGCWFRVGGARPGVSGPVIPVGPTVVQTSMSRSQVALLGLGLLLMLLLYVGLPGPPEQTSWLWGGPNVTVLAGLTPGNSPIFYREVLPLHRARRVEVVLLHGKAFNSHTWEQLGTLQLLAQRGYRAVALDLPGFGNSAPSKEASTEAGRAELLERVLRDLEVHNAVLVSPSLSGHYALPFLIRGHHQLRGFVPIAPASTQNYTQEQFWAVKTPTLILYGELDRILARESLRQLRHLPNHSVVKLRDAGHACYLHKPQDFHLVLLAFLDHLP comes from the exons ATGGTCGCGGCGCTGTTTGGCTGCTGGTTCCGCGTGGGCGGGGCCCGCCCTGGGGTGTCCGGCCCGGTCATCCCGGTCGGCCCG aCTGTGGTACAGACCTCCATGAGCCGGTCCCAGGTAGCcctgctgggcctgggcctgctgCTCATGCTGCTACTGTACGTGGGGCTGCCAGGCCCCCCTGAGCAGACCTCCTGGCTCTGGGGAGGCCCCAATGTCACAGTCCTGGCTGGTCTCACCCCTGGCAACTCCCCCATCTTTTACCGCGAGGTGCTGCCGCTCCACCGGGCACGCAG GGTGGAGGTGGTGCTACTCCACGGAAAGGCCTTTAACTCCCACACGTGGGAGCAGCTGGGCACACTGCAGCTGCTGGCGCAGAGGGGCTACCGGGCCGTGGCCCTTGACCTCCCAG GTTTTGGGAACTCGGCACCTTCCAAGGAGGCAAGCACAGAGGCAGGGCGGGCGGAGCTGCTGGAGCGAGTGCTGCGAGACCTGGAGGTGCACAATGCTGTATTGGTGAGCCCCTCTCTGAGTGGCCACTACGCCCTGCCCTTCTTGATCCGAGGCCACCACCAGCTGCGTGGATTTGTGCCCATTGCACCCGCCTCCACCCAGAACTACACCCAGGAACAATTCTGGGCCGTGAAG ACCCCGACTCTCATCCTGTATGGGGAGCTGGACCGTATCCTGGCCCGGGAGTCGCTGCGGCAGCTCCGCCACCTGCCCAACCACTCTGTGGTGAAGCTGCGAGATGCAGGCCACGCCTGCTACCTCCACAAGCCGCAAGACTTCCACCTTGTCCTCCTCGCCTTCCTTGACCACCTGCCTTGA